The proteins below come from a single Pedobacter aquae genomic window:
- the recN gene encoding DNA repair protein RecN: MLSRLHIKNYALIDSLDISFDEHLNILTGETGAGKSIILGALGLILGQRAEGKYFFNQQKKCIIEGFFKVKNYQLNTFFEENDLDYEEETVLRREISLDGKSRAFINDTPVNLTTLKQVGEQLIDIHSQHATLEISNQKFQLLVVDLMANHQELIEKYTSSYKIYKKKVKQLDTLIEQSEKEKAELDYLQFQFDELEQAKLSADEQDHLEQELERLNHAEEIKSNLLNASTLLQNQEVNALNLIKEASNQLQQAEKYQQDISALGERLKSCLIEIKDIASEVEDIEQTISFDENKAALVSERLDLIYSLQKKHRVNSNQELLNYQEELSSKLNKILFADEDIERLQKEIQEEKLLLVEQAKTISLNRKNAIPAIEEYIIKILAEIGMANADVKLEQLVKEENNFDQDGLDQIKFLFSANKGHQLQELSKVASGGELSRLMLSIKSLIAKKTALPTIIFDEIDTGVSGEVAHKVGNIMEKLAEDMQVITITHLPQMASKGKSHYFVYKEIKDDFTYSQIKKLNNEERILEIAKMLSGEHPKESAIQNAKELLFG, encoded by the coding sequence ATGCTGAGCAGATTACATATTAAGAATTATGCGCTTATAGATTCATTGGATATTTCTTTTGATGAGCATTTAAATATTCTTACCGGAGAAACTGGAGCAGGAAAATCTATTATATTAGGAGCTTTAGGTCTAATTCTAGGCCAGAGAGCAGAAGGTAAATACTTCTTCAACCAGCAGAAGAAATGCATTATTGAAGGTTTTTTCAAAGTGAAGAACTATCAATTGAATACATTTTTTGAAGAAAATGATTTAGATTATGAAGAGGAAACCGTTTTAAGAAGAGAAATTTCTTTAGATGGAAAATCAAGAGCCTTTATTAATGATACTCCGGTTAATTTAACCACACTAAAACAAGTTGGCGAGCAGCTGATAGACATCCACTCGCAACATGCGACATTAGAAATTAGTAATCAGAAATTTCAGTTATTAGTGGTTGATTTAATGGCTAATCATCAAGAGCTTATTGAAAAATATACATCTTCTTATAAAATCTATAAAAAGAAAGTTAAACAGCTTGACACTTTAATTGAGCAAAGCGAAAAAGAAAAAGCAGAGTTAGATTATTTACAATTTCAGTTTGATGAGCTTGAGCAAGCGAAGCTTAGTGCAGATGAGCAAGATCATCTGGAGCAAGAGTTGGAAAGGTTAAATCATGCGGAAGAGATAAAATCTAATCTTCTAAACGCTTCTACCCTATTGCAAAATCAAGAAGTTAATGCTTTAAACTTAATAAAAGAAGCATCAAACCAATTACAACAGGCTGAAAAGTATCAACAAGATATTAGTGCTTTAGGCGAAAGATTAAAAAGTTGCTTAATAGAGATAAAAGATATAGCTAGTGAAGTAGAGGATATAGAACAAACCATATCTTTTGATGAGAATAAAGCTGCTTTAGTGAGTGAGAGGTTAGATTTAATTTACAGTTTGCAAAAGAAACATCGTGTTAACAGTAATCAAGAGCTTTTAAATTATCAGGAAGAGTTATCATCAAAACTTAATAAAATTCTTTTTGCTGATGAAGACATAGAACGCTTGCAAAAGGAAATACAAGAAGAAAAGCTTTTACTTGTAGAGCAAGCGAAAACCATCAGCTTAAATAGAAAAAATGCAATTCCTGCAATAGAGGAATATATCATCAAAATTTTAGCAGAAATTGGTATGGCAAATGCTGATGTTAAGCTTGAGCAATTGGTTAAAGAAGAAAACAACTTTGACCAAGACGGTTTAGACCAGATTAAATTTTTGTTTAGTGCAAATAAAGGCCATCAGTTACAAGAATTAAGTAAGGTTGCTTCTGGAGGAGAGTTATCTAGGCTGATGTTAAGCATTAAATCTTTGATAGCTAAGAAAACTGCTTTACCAACCATTATTTTTGATGAGATTGATACCGGAGTATCTGGAGAAGTAGCTCATAAAGTTGGGAACATTATGGAAAAGCTAGCAGAAGACATGCAAGTGATAACCATTACACATTTACCGCAGATGGCTAGCAAAGGAAAGTCGCATTATTTTGTATATAAAGAAATAAAAGACGATTTTACTTATTCGCAAATAAAGAAACTTAATAACGAAGAACGCATTTTAGAGATAGCAAAAATGTTGAGCGGAGAGCATCCGAAAGAATCAGCAATACAAAATGCTAAAGAATTATTATTTGGATAA
- a CDS encoding enoyl-ACP reductase FabI, with protein sequence MAYNLLKGKRGIITGALDENSIAWKVAEKAHEEGATFVLTNAPIAMRMGEINKLAEKTNSQIIPADATSIDDLTNLYTQAQEVLGGKIDFVLHSIGMSVNIRKKIPYTESNYEYFAKGIDVSAMSLHKMLAVAKKLDAINEGGSVVALTYMAAQRTYPFYTDMADIKAMLESIARSFGYHYGLEKKVRINTVSQSPTKTTAGTGIKGFGDFYDFADKIAPLGNADAESCADYCITLFSDLTRMVTMQNLFHDGGYSSTGVSMDVMTAIGAGEEG encoded by the coding sequence ATGGCTTATAATTTATTAAAAGGTAAACGTGGTATCATCACAGGTGCTTTAGATGAAAACTCTATTGCGTGGAAAGTTGCTGAGAAAGCTCACGAAGAAGGTGCTACTTTTGTATTGACCAACGCACCTATTGCAATGCGTATGGGAGAAATAAATAAACTTGCTGAGAAAACTAACTCGCAAATTATCCCGGCTGATGCAACAAGCATAGATGATTTAACGAACCTTTATACTCAGGCTCAAGAAGTTTTAGGTGGTAAAATAGATTTCGTTTTACACTCTATAGGTATGAGTGTGAATATCCGTAAAAAAATTCCTTATACAGAGTCTAACTACGAGTATTTTGCAAAAGGCATTGATGTATCTGCTATGTCTTTACATAAAATGCTTGCGGTTGCAAAAAAATTAGATGCAATAAACGAAGGAGGAAGTGTGGTTGCCTTAACTTATATGGCAGCACAACGTACTTATCCTTTCTATACCGATATGGCCGATATTAAAGCTATGTTAGAATCTATAGCCAGAAGTTTTGGTTACCATTATGGATTAGAGAAAAAAGTACGTATCAATACGGTTTCTCAATCTCCAACAAAAACAACAGCTGGAACAGGAATTAAAGGTTTTGGCGATTTCTATGATTTTGCTGATAAAATTGCTCCTCTAGGCAATGCTGATGCAGAATCTTGTGCAGATTATTGTATTACTTTATTCTCTGATTTAACCCGCATGGTTACCATGCAGAATTTATTCCATGATGGTGGTTACTCATCAACAGGTGTAAGTATGGATGTAATGACTGCTATTGGAGCTGGTGAAGAAGGGTAA